Proteins encoded together in one Bacteroides ovatus window:
- a CDS encoding RagB/SusD family nutrient uptake outer membrane protein, producing MKKLCINISLFFMLLTLSSCNDWLDEVKQTTTVSDEIIWQDETQVDKYVNSFYPLLHDYGQFGEAQFYGSFTESLTDAFKYGSYTLGHRAGHPNLYVLTPDAISPDNCLYSIWLRSTAYKQIRETNQFLSLQRKYSEFSADRNKLWEAQVRFFRAFVYFQLAKRHGGVILYDDLPVSTNKARSSAEETWQFIADDLDFAANNLPKEWDAANKGRITKGAAYALKSRAMLYAKRWQDAYDAANNVIALKLYGLTDKYEDAWKGNNKEAILEFDYDAANGPNHLFDRYYVPQCDGYDNGSTGTPTQEMVECYESKNGEKIDWTPWHGITDETPPYDQLEPRFAATVIYRGCTWKGKKMDCSLDGKNGVFMPYREQGTSYGKTTTGYFLRKLLDETLTDVKNGKSAQPWVEIRYAEVLLNKAEAAYRLNKIGEAQSAMNEVRARVKVNLPGKSSTGEAWFKDYRNERKVELAYEGHLFWDMRRWELAHIEYNNYRTHGFKIIGATNTYEYVDCDGQDRKFIKKLYVLPVPSEELKNNSLIEQYDEWK from the coding sequence ATGAAAAAGTTATGTATTAATATATCACTCTTCTTTATGTTGCTGACTTTAAGTTCGTGCAACGACTGGCTGGATGAAGTAAAACAAACGACTACCGTTAGTGATGAAATCATCTGGCAAGATGAAACCCAGGTTGACAAATATGTGAATAGTTTCTATCCCCTCCTGCATGATTACGGTCAATTTGGGGAGGCCCAATTCTACGGAAGTTTTACAGAAAGTCTGACTGACGCATTTAAGTATGGTTCATATACGCTGGGACACAGAGCCGGCCATCCTAATCTTTATGTACTAACACCGGATGCTATCTCTCCGGATAACTGTCTATACAGTATCTGGCTACGTTCAACAGCATACAAACAGATCCGAGAAACAAACCAATTTCTATCTCTACAAAGAAAATATTCCGAATTTTCAGCAGACAGAAATAAGCTTTGGGAAGCTCAAGTACGCTTTTTCCGTGCATTTGTATATTTCCAGTTAGCCAAAAGACATGGAGGTGTCATCTTGTATGACGATCTGCCGGTATCAACTAATAAAGCCCGCAGCAGTGCTGAAGAAACCTGGCAATTCATAGCCGACGATCTTGATTTTGCAGCCAATAATTTACCCAAGGAATGGGATGCGGCAAATAAAGGGCGTATCACCAAAGGAGCAGCCTATGCTCTGAAATCGAGAGCAATGTTATATGCCAAACGTTGGCAGGATGCCTATGATGCTGCTAATAATGTAATTGCACTCAAACTATATGGTCTGACGGACAAATATGAAGATGCATGGAAAGGGAATAATAAAGAAGCGATTCTGGAGTTTGATTATGATGCTGCCAACGGGCCTAATCATCTTTTCGACCGATATTATGTACCACAATGTGATGGTTATGACAATGGTTCAACAGGAACTCCTACCCAGGAAATGGTAGAATGTTATGAAAGCAAAAATGGAGAAAAGATAGACTGGACACCCTGGCATGGCATTACTGATGAAACTCCTCCATACGACCAACTGGAACCTCGCTTCGCCGCAACTGTAATCTATAGAGGATGTACCTGGAAAGGGAAAAAGATGGATTGCAGCCTTGACGGAAAGAATGGTGTGTTTATGCCTTACCGGGAACAGGGTACTTCATACGGCAAAACCACAACCGGTTATTTTTTAAGGAAATTGTTAGACGAAACGCTGACAGACGTCAAAAATGGGAAAAGTGCCCAACCGTGGGTTGAAATTCGCTATGCCGAAGTTTTATTGAACAAAGCAGAAGCAGCTTATCGACTCAATAAGATCGGGGAAGCCCAAAGTGCAATGAATGAGGTACGCGCCAGAGTAAAAGTGAATTTACCGGGTAAATCCTCTACAGGCGAGGCTTGGTTCAAAGATTACAGAAATGAAAGAAAGGTTGAACTAGCCTATGAAGGTCATTTATTCTGGGATATGCGTCGTTGGGAATTAGCCCATATTGAATACAACAACTATCGCACACATGGCTTCAAAATCATTGGCGCTACCAATACATACGAATATGTTGATTGCGACGGGCAGGACCGCAAGTTTATAAAGAAATTATATGTCCTTCCTGTACCGTCTGAAGAATTGAAGAATAACTCATTGATTGAGCAATATGATGAATGGAAATAA